In Oryza sativa Japonica Group chromosome 11, ASM3414082v1, the following are encoded in one genomic region:
- the LOC9271745 gene encoding receptor kinase-like protein Xa21 isoform X1: MVDMAGEVAFICLLLVCLCSHSLALSPPPPPPSSPVSSNDATKATVDELALLSIKSMLSSPSSSPLASWNSTSSIHHCSWPGVVCSRRHPGRVAALRMASFNLSGAISPFLANLSFLRELDLAGNQLAGEIPPEIGRLGRLETVNLAANALQGTLPLSLGNCTNLMVLNLTSNQLQGEIPSTIGARMVNLYILDLRQNGFSGEIPLSLAELPSLEFLFLYSNKLSGEIPTALSNLSGLMHLDLDTNMLSGAIPSSLGKLSSLIWLNLANNNLSGTIPSSIWNISSSLWGLNIQQNNLVGVVPTDAFTALPELRTISMDNNRFHGRLPTSLVNVSHVRMLQLGFNFFSGTVPSELGMLKNLEQFLLFATLLEAKEPRDWEFITALTNCSRLKILELGASKFGGVLPDSLSNLSTSLQTLSLQYNTISGRIPKDIGNLIGLQSLTLDDNSFIGTLPSSLGRLQNLNLLSVPKNKISGSVPLAIGNLTKLSSLELQANAFSGEIPSTVANLTKLSALNLARNNFTGAIPRRLFNILSLSKILDISHNNLEGSIPQEIGNLINLEEFHAQSNILSGEIPPSLGECQLLQNVYLQNNFLNGTISSALGQLKGLESLDLSNNKLSGQIPRFLGNISMLSYLNLSFNNFSGEVPDFGVFANITAFLIQGNDKLCGGIPTLHLRPCSSGLPEKKHKFLVIFIVTISAVAILGILLLLYKYLNRRKKNNTKNSSETSMQAHRSISFSQLAKATEGFSATNLLGSGTFGSVYKGKIDGQTDESAEYIAVKVLKLQTPGAHKSFVAECEALKNLRHRNLVKVITACSSIDTRGYDFKAIVFDFMPNGSLEDWLHPKPVDQTEMKYLGLVQRVTILLDVAYALDYLHCRGPAPVVHCDIKSSNVLLDSDMVAHVGDFGLAKILAEGSSSLQHSTSSMGFRGTIGYAAPEYGAGNIVSTNGDIYSYGILVLETVTGKRPTDNRFRQGLSLREYVEQALHGETMDIVDSQLTLELENECALQDSSYKRKIDCLISLLRLGVSCSHELPLSRMRTTDIVNELHAMRESLLREYRIEDGSYVNVTLE; this comes from the exons ATGGTCGACATGGCTGGAGAAGTAGCATTCATCTGCCTCTTGCTGGTGTGCCTCTGTTCCCACTCTCTGGCtttgtctcctcctcctcctcctccttcttctccggTGAGCAGCAACGACGCAACAAAGGCCACCGTCGACGAGCTCGCGCTGCTCTCCATTAAGTCCATGCTCTCGAGCCCATCCAGCTCGCCGCTGGCCTCATGGAATAGTACTAGTTCCATCCATCACTGCAGCTGGCCGGGCGTCGtctgcagccgccgccacccgggCCGTGTCGCCGCGCTGCGCATGGCCTCCTTCAACCTGTCCGGCGCCATCTCGCCGTTCTTGGCCAACCTGTCCTTCCTCAGGGAGCTGGACCTCGCCGGGAACCAGCTCGCCGGCGAGATACCGCCGGAGATTGGCCGTCTAGGGAGGCTCGAGACTGTTAACCTGGCCGCCAATGCTCTCCAAGGCACTCTCCCTTTGTCCCTGGGTAACTGCACGAATCTCATGGTTCTTAATCTGACCAGCAACCAGCTCCAAGGTGAGATCCCTTCTACAATTGGCGCCAGAATGGTGAATCTTTACATATTGGACCTCAGACAAAATGGCTTTTCTGGAGAGATCCCTCTGTCGCTCGCCGAGTTGCCATCCTTGGAGTTTTTGTTTCTGTACAGTAACAAGTTATCAGGAGAGATACCCACTGCTCTCAGCAACCTCTCCGGCCTCATGCATCTTGATCTCGACACCAACATGTTGTCTGGAGCTATCCCTTCATCTTTGGGCAAGTTATCCAGCTTGATATGGCTGAATCTAGCCAATAACAACTTGAGTGGAACCATCCCTTCATCCATTTGGAACATTTCTTCATCTCTTTGGGGCCTTAATATTCAGCAAAACAATTTGGTTGGAGTGGTACCAACAGATGCATTCACCGCACTTCCTGAACTCCGGACGATATCAATGGACAATAACCGATTTCATGGCCGTCTCCCTACCTCTCTGGTTAATGTCTCACATGTGAGAATGCTTCAACttggttttaattttttcagTGGCACTGTCCCTTCTGAGCTTGGAATGTTAAAAAATCTGGAACAGTTCCTGCTCTTTGCCACTTTGCTTGAAGCTAAAGAACCTAGAGACTGGGAATTCATCACTGCATTAACAAATTGCTCTCGGCTGAAAATCTTGGAACTGGGAGCTAGTAAGTTTGGTGGGGTCCTTCCTGATTCACTCTCCAATCTTTCCACTTCATTACAAACTCTCTCCCTTCAATACAACACAATATCAGGACGCATACCTAAAGATATTGGTAATCTCATTGGCTTACAATCTCTTACACTAGATGATAACTCTTTCATAGGAACCCTACCTTCATCCTTGGGTAGGCTTCAAAATCTGAATCTTCTATCAGTTCCTAAGAACAAGATTAGTGGATCAGTCCCACTGGCCATTGGAAATCTTACAAAACTTAGTAGTTTAGAACTCCAAGCAAACGCCTTTAGCGGTGAAATACCAAGCACTGTTGCAAACCTTACAAAGTTGTCAGCACTTAACCTTGCTAGGAATAATTTTACAGGTGCAATTCCTAGGAGATTATTCAACATACTCAGTCTCTCCAAAATTTTGGATATATCCCACAACAATTTGGAGGGGTCAATACCACAGGAAATTGGGAATCTAATAAATCTTGAAGAATTCCACGCACAGTCAAACATATTATCAGGTGAAATCCCTCCTTCCTTAGGGGAATGCCAACTTCTCCAGAATGTCTACCTCCAAAATAACTTCTTAAATGGTACTATTTCATCAGCCCTGGGCCAGCTAAAAGGTCTAGAAAGTCTTGACCTCTCAAATAATAAGCTGTCAGGTCAAATACCCAGATTCTTAGGGAACATCAGCATGCTTAGTTATCTGAATCTTTCATTCAACAACTTTTCCGGTGAAGTGCCAGATTTCGGTGTTTTCGCAAACATCACAGCATTCTTAAtccaaggcaatgataaactaTGTGGTGGAATACCTACTCTGCACTTGCGTCCATGTTCTTCAGGTTTACCAGAGAAGAAACATAAATTTCTAGTAATTTTTATAGTCACCATTTCTGCTGTTGCAATACTAGGCATTCTTCTGTTGCTCTACAAGTATCTTAATCGGCGGAAGAAAAATAACACCAAAAACTCTTCAGAAACCTCAATGCAAGCGCATCGTTCGATATCTTTTTCGCAGTTGGCTAAAGCAACAGAGGGATTCTCTGCAACCAATTTGTTGGGTTCTGGGACATTTGGCTCTGTGTACAAAGGAAAAATAGATGGTCAAACTGATGAAAGTGCAGAATATATTGCTGTGAAGGTACTGAAACTTCAAACTCCAGGAGCACACAAGAGCTTCGTCGCAGAATGCGAAGCACTCAAAAATCTGCGACACCGGAACCTAGTCAAGGTTATTACAGCCTGCTCAAGCATTGATACCAGAGGGTATGACTTCAAAGCAATCGTTTTTGACTTCATGCCTAATGGTAGTTTAGAAGATTGGCTGCATCCTAAACCAGTTGACCAAACTGAAATGAAATACTTGGGTCTTGTCCAGAGAGTGACTATTCTACTCGATGTGGCTTATGCACTGGATTATCTTCACTGTCGTGGTCCTGCTCCTGTTGTGCACTGTGATATTAAATCAAGTAATGTGCTCTTGGATTCTGACATGGTTGCCCATGTGGGAGACTTTGGCCTAGCTAAGATTCTTGCTGAGGGAAGCTCATCTCTCCAACACTCAACAAGCTCAATGGGATTCAGAGGGACAATTGGTTATGCTGCTCCAG AGTATGGAGCTGGAAACATAGTATCCACAAATGGGGATATTTATAGCTATGGAATACTTGTATTAGAGACAGTGACTGGGAAGAGGCCTACTGATAACAGATTCAGACAAGGGTTGAGCCTTCGTGAATATGTCGAGCAAGCTCTCCATGGCGAGACGATGGACATTGTTGATAGCCAGTTAACTTTGGAGCTGGAAAATGAATGCGCATTGCAGGATTCTTCATACAAGAGAAAGATCGATTGCCTTATTTCACTTCTTAggcttggagtatcctgctctCATGAATTGCCATTGAGCAGAATGCGGACAACGGATATTGTCAATGAACTGCATGCCATGCGAGAATCTCTCTTGAGAGAATACAGGATTGAAGATGGAAGTTATGTCAATGTAACATTGGAATGA
- the LOC112935989 gene encoding receptor kinase-like protein Xa21 isoform X1, producing MARAMMLLLFCSYALALVSAGSSSSSNATADELALLSFKSMLSSPSLGLMASWNSSSHFCSWTGVSCSRQQPEKVIALQMNSCGLSGRISPFLGNLSFLKTLDLGNNQLVGQIPSELGHLSKLRMLNLSTNLLRGSIPVEMRGCTKLMTLHLGNNQLQGEIPAEIGSSLKNLINLYLTRNLLSGEIPQSLAELPSLELLSLSHNKLSGEVPSALSNLTNLLNIRFSNNMLSGVIPSSLGMLPNLYELSLGFNNLSGPIPTSIWNISSLRALSVQGNMLSGTIPANAFETLPHLEELYMDHNHLHGKIPVSLGNSSNLSMIILGANLFNGIVPQEIGRLRKLEQLVLTQTLVGAKEQKDWEFITALANCSQLQVLVLGMCEFGGVLPNSLSSLSTSLKYLSLSYNNILGSIPKDIGNLFNLQVLDLAWNSFIGTLPSSLGRLKNLHYFNVYNNDLGGPIPSTIGNLTELITLYLMSNTFSGRLTNSLANLTKLTELDLSSNNFIGPIPSGLFNITTLSIALELSYNKFEGSIPQEIGNLVNLVKFNAESNKLSGEIPSTLGQCQNLQDLTLQNNMLNGNIPEQLSQLKSLQTLDFSRNNLSGEIPIFIENFTMLSYLNLSFNIFTGEVPTTGIFTNSTAISIQHNGRLCGGITTLHLPPCSSQLPKNKHKPVVIPIVISLVATLAVLSLLYILFAWHKKIQTEIPSTTSMRGHPLVSYSQLVKATDEFSIANLLGSGSFGSVYKGELVAQIGESPYYVAVKVLKLQTSGALKSFAAECNALRNLRHRNLVKIITACSSIDNSGNDFKAIVFDFMPNGSLEGWLHPDKDDQIDHKYLNLLERVGILLDVANALDYLHCHGPTPVVHCDLKPSNVLLDAEMVAHLGDFGLAKILVEGNSLLQQSTSSMGFRGTIGYAPPEYGAGNTVSTLGDIYSYGILVLEMVTGKRPIDNKSIQGLSLREYVELGLHGKMMDVVDTQLFLGLENEFQTADDSSCKGRINCLVALLRLGLYCSQEMPSNRMLTGDIIKELSSIKQSL from the exons ATGGCGCGGGCAATGATGTTGTTGCTCTTCTGTTCCTATGCTCTGGCCTTGGTCTCTGctgggagcagcagcagcagcaatgccACAGCCGATGAGCTCGCCCTCCTGTCCTTCAAGTCCATGCTATCAAGCCCATCCTTGGGTTTGATGGCATCATGGAACTCATCCAGCCACTTCTGCAGCTGGACAGGAGTTAGTTGCAGCCGTCAGCAACCTGAGAAGGTCATTGCGCTGCAAATGAACTCTTGCGGCCTGTCTGGGCGCATATCGCCGTTCTTGGGCAACCTATCCTTTCTCAAGACACTGGACCTTGGCAACAACCAGCTTGTCGGGCAGATACCTTCGGAGCTTGGTCACCTCAGCAAGCTTCGGATGCTGAATCTGAGCACAAATTTGCTCCGAGGAAGCATTCCTGTGGAGATGAGAGGATGCACCAAGCTCATGACCCTTCACCTAGGCAATAACCAGCTTCAAGGTGAGATCCCAGCTGAGATAGGTTCCAGCTTGAAAAATCTCATCAATTTATATCTTACCAGAAATCTTTTGTCGGGAGAGATCCCTCAATCTCTGGCCGAGTTACCATCGCTGGAACTGTTATCTTTGTCGCACAATAAATTATCTGGAGAGGTACCATCTGCTTTGAGCAATCTCACAAACCTCTTGAATATTCGTTTCTCCAATAACATGCTTTCAGGAGTCATCCCTTCATCTTTAGGCATGTTGCCCAATTTATATGAGCTCAGCTTAGGTTTTAACAATTTATCTGGACCAATCCCAACTTCTATTTGGAACATTTCATCTTTGAGGGCGCTTTCTGTCCAAGGAAATATGCTAAGTGGAACCATACCTGCTAATGCATTTGAAACTCTTCCACATCTCGAGGAATTATACATGGACCACAACCACCTCCATGGTAAGATTCCTGTCTCGCTGGGTAATTCTTCCAATCTGTCAATGATTATCCTTGGCGCTAACCTTTTCAACGGCATTGTTCCCCAAGAGATTGGAAGACTAAGAAAGTTAGAACAACTTGTACTGACACAAACTTTAGTTGGAGCGAAAGAACAAAAAGATTGGGAGTTCATAACAGCATTAGCTAATTGCTCCCAGTTACAGGTTTTGGTATTGGGTATGTGTGAGTTTGGTGGGGTTCTTCCTAATTCACTTTCCAGTCTTAGCACGTCGCTAAAATATCTCTCTCTTTCatataacaatattttgggaAGCATACCTAAGGATATTGGTAATCTCTTCAACCTACAAGTCCTTGACCTCGCTTGGAACTCTTTCATCGGAACTCTTCCTTCATCCCTTGGTAGGCTTAAAAACTTGCACTATTTTAACGTATACAACAATGATCTTGGTGGACCAATCCCATCGACAATAGGAAATCTCACAGAGTTAATTACGTTGTATTTGATGTCAAACACCTTTAGTGGTAGGTTAACAAACTCACTTGCAAACCTGACAAAGTTGACAGAACTGGATCTTTCTAGTAATAACTTCATAGGCCCAATTCCTAGTGGCTTGTTCAACATCACCACACTTTCTATAGCTTTGGAGCTATCCTATAACAAATTTGAGGGGTCAATACCACAAGAAATAGGGAATCTcgtaaatcttgtaaaatttaaTGCAGAGTCAAATAAATTATCAGGTGAGATCCCTAGCACCCTTGGACAATGCCAGAATCTCCAGGATCTCACTCTCCAAAACAACATGTTAAATGGTAATATCCCAGAACAATTGAGTCAACTAAAAAGTCTACAAACTCTTGATTTCTCCAGAAATAATTTGTCAGGTGAAATCCCCATATTTATAGAGAACTTTACCATGCTCTCTTATCTCAACCTTTCATTCAATATATTTACCGGAGAAGTGCCAACTACTGGTATATTTACAAATTCTACTGCAATCTCAATCCAACACAATGGAAGACTTTGCGGGGGAATAACTACTCTACATTTACCTCCATGTTCTTCCCAATTACCAAAGAATAAACATAAACCTGTAGTAATTCCTATTGTTATTTCTCTTGTTGCAACACTAGCCGTCCTCTCATTGCTATACATACTTTTTGCTTGGCACAAGAAGATCCAAACAGAAATCCCTTCAACTACATCCATGCGAGGCCATCCTCTGGTTTCTTATTCCCAGTTGGTAAAAGCAACAGATGAATTTTCCATAGCCAATTTGTTAGGTTCTGGTTCATTTGGTTCTGTGTACAAAGGAGAGCTAGTTGCTCAAATTGGTGAAAGCCCATATTATGTTGCTGTGAAGGTACTAAAACTTCAGACTTCTGGTGCGCTTAAGAGTTTTGCCGCTGAATGCAATGCACTGCGAAACCTACGGCACCGAAATCTCGTGAAGATAATTACAGCCTGCTCAAGCATTGATAACAGCGGCAATGACTTCAAAGCAATTGTTTTCGACTTTATGCCCAATGGCAGTTTAGAAGGCTGGTTACATCCTGACAAAGATGACCAGATTGATCACAAATACTTGAATCTTCTTGAGAGAGTTGGCATACTACTTGATGTGGCTAATGCGCTGGATTATCTACATTGCCATGGACCAACACCTGTTGTACATTGTGATCTGAAACCAAGCAACGTGCTTTTAGATGCTGAGATGGTAGCACATCTTGGAGACTTTGGACTTGCGAAGATTCTTGTTGAGGGCAACTCATTGCTCCAACAGTCTACAAGCTCAATGGGATTTAGAGGGACAATCGGCTATGCTCCTCCAG AGTATGGTGCTGGAAATACGGTATCAACTTTAGGAGATATTTACAGCTATGGAATTCTTGTGTTAGAAATGGTAACTGGGAAGAGGCCCATCGATAACAAATCCATACAAGGATTGAGCCTCCGTGAGTATGTTGAGCTGGGTCTACATGGTAAAATGATGGATGTTGTTGACACCCAGCTGTTCTTGGGCCTTGAGAATGAATTTCAAACCGCTGACGATTCTTCATGCAAAGGAAGGATCAATTGCCTGGTCGCATTACTCAGGCTTGGATTGTATTGCTCTCAGGAAATGCCGTCGAATAGAATGTTAACTGGAGATATTATTAAGGAATTGAGTTCAATCAAACAATCCTTGTAG
- the LOC112935989 gene encoding receptor kinase-like protein Xa21 isoform X2 codes for MARAMMLLLFCSYALALVSAGSSSSSNATADELALLSFKSMLSSPSLGLMASWNSSSHFCSWTGVSCSRQQPEKVIALQMNSCGLSGRISPFLGNLSFLKTLDLGNNQLVGQIPSELGHLSKLRMLNLSTNLLRGSIPVEMRGCTKLMTLHLGNNQLQGEIPAEIGSSLKNLINLYLTRNLLSGEIPQSLAELPSLELLSLSHNKLSGEVPSALSNLTNLLNIRFSNNMLSGVIPSSLGMLPNLYELSLGFNNLSGPIPTSIWNISSLRALSVQGNMLSGTIPANAFETLPHLEELYMDHNHLHGTKTSDFWCA; via the exons ATGGCGCGGGCAATGATGTTGTTGCTCTTCTGTTCCTATGCTCTGGCCTTGGTCTCTGctgggagcagcagcagcagcaatgccACAGCCGATGAGCTCGCCCTCCTGTCCTTCAAGTCCATGCTATCAAGCCCATCCTTGGGTTTGATGGCATCATGGAACTCATCCAGCCACTTCTGCAGCTGGACAGGAGTTAGTTGCAGCCGTCAGCAACCTGAGAAGGTCATTGCGCTGCAAATGAACTCTTGCGGCCTGTCTGGGCGCATATCGCCGTTCTTGGGCAACCTATCCTTTCTCAAGACACTGGACCTTGGCAACAACCAGCTTGTCGGGCAGATACCTTCGGAGCTTGGTCACCTCAGCAAGCTTCGGATGCTGAATCTGAGCACAAATTTGCTCCGAGGAAGCATTCCTGTGGAGATGAGAGGATGCACCAAGCTCATGACCCTTCACCTAGGCAATAACCAGCTTCAAGGTGAGATCCCAGCTGAGATAGGTTCCAGCTTGAAAAATCTCATCAATTTATATCTTACCAGAAATCTTTTGTCGGGAGAGATCCCTCAATCTCTGGCCGAGTTACCATCGCTGGAACTGTTATCTTTGTCGCACAATAAATTATCTGGAGAGGTACCATCTGCTTTGAGCAATCTCACAAACCTCTTGAATATTCGTTTCTCCAATAACATGCTTTCAGGAGTCATCCCTTCATCTTTAGGCATGTTGCCCAATTTATATGAGCTCAGCTTAGGTTTTAACAATTTATCTGGACCAATCCCAACTTCTATTTGGAACATTTCATCTTTGAGGGCGCTTTCTGTCCAAGGAAATATGCTAAGTGGAACCATACCTGCTAATGCATTTGAAACTCTTCCACATCTCGAGGAATTATACATGGACCACAACCACCTCCATG GTACTAAAACTTCAGACTTCTGGTGCGCTTAA
- the LOC9271745 gene encoding receptor kinase-like protein Xa21 isoform X2, which yields MVDMAGEVAFICLLLVCLCSHSLALSPPPPPPSSPVSSNDATKATVDELALLSIKSMLSSPSSSPLASWNSTSSIHHCSWPGVVCSRRHPGRVAALRMASFNLSGAISPFLANLSFLRELDLAGNQLAGEIPPEIGRLGRLETVNLAANALQGTLPLSLGNCTNLMVLNLTSNQLQGTETSNSRSTQELRRRMRSTQKSATPEPSQGYYSLLKH from the exons ATGGTCGACATGGCTGGAGAAGTAGCATTCATCTGCCTCTTGCTGGTGTGCCTCTGTTCCCACTCTCTGGCtttgtctcctcctcctcctcctccttcttctccggTGAGCAGCAACGACGCAACAAAGGCCACCGTCGACGAGCTCGCGCTGCTCTCCATTAAGTCCATGCTCTCGAGCCCATCCAGCTCGCCGCTGGCCTCATGGAATAGTACTAGTTCCATCCATCACTGCAGCTGGCCGGGCGTCGtctgcagccgccgccacccgggCCGTGTCGCCGCGCTGCGCATGGCCTCCTTCAACCTGTCCGGCGCCATCTCGCCGTTCTTGGCCAACCTGTCCTTCCTCAGGGAGCTGGACCTCGCCGGGAACCAGCTCGCCGGCGAGATACCGCCGGAGATTGGCCGTCTAGGGAGGCTCGAGACTGTTAACCTGGCCGCCAATGCTCTCCAAGGCACTCTCCCTTTGTCCCTGGGTAACTGCACGAATCTCATGGTTCTTAATCTGACCAGCAACCAGCTCCAAG GTACTGAAACTTCAAACTCCAGGAGCACACAAGAGCTTCGTCGCAGAATGCGAAGCACTCAAAAATCTGCGACACCGGAACCTAGTCAAGGTTATTACAGCCTGCTCAAGCATTGA